A stretch of the Panicum virgatum strain AP13 chromosome 9N, P.virgatum_v5, whole genome shotgun sequence genome encodes the following:
- the LOC120689080 gene encoding uncharacterized protein LOC120689080, with protein MEAYCNAVCHLEDKFDGLELNHIPRKCNEEADELAKIASGRTAVPLNVFARDLAKPSVDFKNPAKAIGAAPEPSGAATTEPSAKDPSMEESEAMDTFIETSSVDEAEAMEIDEAPPPRDWRTQYLHWMIRGVLPSDRAQARCIARRAKSFVLIDDELYKRSPSSVLQ; from the coding sequence atggaggcgtactgcaatgcagtgtgTCACCTCGAGGACAAGTTCGACGGGCTCGAGCTTAACCACATCCCGCGCAAGTGCAACGAGGAAGCGGACGAACTGGCCAAAATTGCGTCCGGGCGGACCGCCGTTCCACTGAACGTCTTCGCCCGCGACCTCGCCAAGCCATCCGTCGACTTCAAGAACCCTGCGAAAGCCATCGGAGCGGCACCCGAACCCTCAGGGGCTGCAACCACGGAGCCATCAGCCAAAGACCCCTCGATGGAGGAGTCTGAGGCCATGGACACTTTCATTGAGACCTCCTCAGTGGACGAggctgaagcaatggagatcgacgaggccccacCTCCACGAGATTGGCGCACCCAGTACCTtcactggatgattcgaggggtcctaccctcggatCGCGCTCAGGCACGATGcatcgctaggcgggccaagtccttcgttctaatcgacgaTGAACTGTATAAGCGCAGTCCCTCGAGCGTCCTGCAATGA